In a single window of the Thermus amyloliquefaciens genome:
- a CDS encoding quinone oxidoreductase family protein yields the protein MRAVRVHQTGGPEVLRLEEIPVPEPGPGEVLVRLLAIGVNYIDTYKRKGLYPMPLPFTLGEEGAGVVEKVGEGVAGVAPGDKVAFANVQGAYAEYQVVPAERLVPVPEGVEPRLAAAVLLQGMTVHYLLKSTYPVAPGDQVLVHAGAGGVGLLLIQWAKRLGATVYATASTEEKRALAKEAGADYALPYEGFPEAVKALSGGGVDVVYDGVGQSTFAGSLDALRPRGFLVLFGQSSGPVPPLDPQVLNRKGSLFLTRPTLHHYTASRKELLWRAGEVFQAVREGWLRVRIGAEFPLERAREAHEALEGRKTTGKVLLIP from the coding sequence ATGAGGGCGGTTCGGGTTCACCAAACAGGCGGCCCCGAGGTCTTGCGGCTGGAGGAAATCCCCGTCCCCGAGCCTGGGCCAGGGGAGGTCCTGGTGCGGCTTTTGGCCATCGGGGTCAACTACATTGACACCTACAAGCGGAAAGGCCTCTACCCCATGCCCCTCCCCTTCACCCTGGGGGAGGAGGGGGCCGGGGTGGTGGAGAAGGTGGGGGAGGGGGTAGCGGGGGTGGCCCCCGGGGATAAGGTGGCCTTCGCCAACGTGCAGGGGGCCTATGCGGAGTACCAGGTGGTGCCCGCGGAGAGGCTCGTGCCCGTGCCCGAGGGGGTGGAACCCAGGCTCGCCGCCGCGGTCCTCCTCCAGGGCATGACCGTCCACTACCTCCTCAAGAGCACCTACCCCGTGGCCCCTGGGGACCAGGTGCTGGTGCACGCGGGGGCCGGGGGGGTGGGCCTCCTTCTCATCCAGTGGGCCAAGCGGCTTGGGGCCACGGTCTACGCCACCGCCAGCACCGAGGAAAAGCGGGCCCTGGCCAAGGAGGCGGGGGCGGACTACGCCCTGCCCTACGAGGGCTTTCCGGAGGCGGTGAAGGCCCTCTCCGGGGGCGGGGTGGACGTGGTCTACGACGGGGTGGGGCAGAGCACCTTTGCGGGGAGCCTGGACGCCCTGCGCCCCCGGGGCTTCCTGGTCCTCTTCGGCCAGTCCTCGGGGCCGGTGCCCCCCCTGGACCCCCAGGTGCTGAACCGCAAGGGAAGCCTCTTCCTCACCCGCCCCACCCTCCACCACTACACGGCAAGCCGCAAGGAGCTCCTCTGGCGCGCCGGGGAGGTCTTCCAAGCGGTGCGGGAAGGGTGGCTTAGGGTGCGCATCGGGGCCGAGTTCCCCCTGGAAAGGGCCAGGGAGGCCCATGAGGCCCTGGAGGGGCGCAAGACCACGGGCAAGGTCCTCCTAATCCCCTAG
- a CDS encoding NADH:flavin oxidoreductase/NADH oxidase gives MALLFTPLNLREVRLRNRLAMSPMCQYSATEEGEVTDWHLLHYPTRALGGVGLILVEATAVEPSGRISPHDLGIWSEGQLPGLKELARRIREAGAVPGIQLAHAGRKAGTARPWEGGKPLGWRVVGPSPLPFDEGYPVPEPLDEAGMERILKAFVEGARRALRAGFQVIELHMAHGYLLSSFLSPLSNQRTDAYGGSLENRMRFPLQVAQAVRQVVPPELPLLVRVSATDWGEGGWGLTDTLAFAERLKALGVDLLDCSSGGVVPRVRIPLAPGFQVPFADAVRKKVGLRTGAVGLITTPEQAETILQAGSADLILLGRVLLRDPYFPLRAAKALGVAPEVPPQYQRAF, from the coding sequence ATGGCCCTCCTCTTCACCCCCCTAAACCTGCGAGAGGTTCGGCTCAGGAACCGCCTGGCCATGTCCCCCATGTGCCAGTACTCGGCCACCGAGGAAGGGGAGGTCACGGATTGGCACCTCCTCCACTACCCCACAAGGGCCCTAGGGGGCGTGGGGCTCATCCTGGTGGAGGCCACCGCCGTGGAGCCCTCAGGCCGCATCAGCCCCCACGACCTCGGCATCTGGTCGGAGGGCCAGCTTCCGGGCCTGAAGGAGCTCGCCCGGAGGATCCGGGAGGCGGGGGCGGTGCCCGGGATCCAGCTGGCCCACGCCGGGCGCAAGGCGGGAACCGCCCGGCCCTGGGAAGGGGGCAAACCCCTGGGCTGGCGGGTAGTGGGGCCAAGCCCCCTCCCCTTTGACGAGGGCTACCCGGTACCCGAACCCCTGGACGAGGCGGGAATGGAAAGGATCCTAAAGGCCTTTGTGGAAGGGGCCAGGCGGGCCCTTCGGGCAGGCTTTCAGGTGATTGAGCTCCACATGGCCCACGGCTACCTCCTTTCCTCCTTCCTCTCCCCTCTTTCCAACCAGCGCACGGACGCCTATGGGGGTAGCCTGGAAAACCGCATGCGCTTCCCCCTTCAGGTGGCCCAGGCCGTGCGCCAGGTGGTCCCCCCCGAGCTTCCCCTCCTGGTGCGGGTATCCGCCACGGACTGGGGGGAGGGAGGGTGGGGCCTAACGGACACCCTGGCCTTCGCCGAAAGGCTTAAGGCCCTGGGGGTAGACCTCCTGGACTGCTCCTCGGGCGGGGTGGTGCCCAGGGTGCGGATTCCCCTGGCCCCGGGCTTCCAGGTACCCTTCGCCGATGCCGTGCGCAAGAAGGTGGGCCTGAGGACGGGGGCCGTGGGCCTCATCACCACCCCCGAGCAGGCGGAGACCATCCTGCAGGCGGGGAGCGCCGACCTCATCCTCCTGGGCCGGGTTCTCCTCAGAGATCCCTACTTCCCCTTACGGGCGGCCAAGGCCCTGGGGGTGGCGCCGGAGGTGCCCCCGCAGTACCAGAGGGCCTTCTAG
- a CDS encoding carbohydrate kinase family protein — protein MLAFAGEVLVDLILEAKDPLRFAGVLGGSALNTATTLSRLGFPVRFFSEVGSDWLSRWSQEEMARRGLDLRLQRHAGPMPLALVRLDEGGEASYSFHRPFRAAYRPEPGGLRGVRAFHFASLFALEGRTAGGVEALLKEAEGEGALLSYDPNLRAAPTPEARRRLEGYLARVDLLKLSLEDARFLFPEGPVEAVRRLLPPLKVLTLGPEGAVAFLGRKEVRLPGEKVAVADTVGAGDSFTAGLLALLLRKGYGKGTLPRLALEDLEEALRGAIALSALACTVRGAYLPEEGLRAWRGRYLGD, from the coding sequence ATGTTGGCCTTTGCGGGCGAGGTCCTGGTGGATCTGATCCTCGAGGCGAAGGACCCCTTGCGCTTCGCCGGGGTCCTGGGCGGCTCGGCCCTGAACACCGCCACCACCTTGAGCCGCCTGGGCTTTCCCGTGCGCTTCTTCTCCGAGGTGGGGTCGGACTGGCTTTCCCGGTGGAGCCAGGAGGAGATGGCCCGGCGGGGCTTGGACCTTCGCCTTCAGCGGCACGCGGGCCCCATGCCCCTGGCCCTGGTGCGCCTGGACGAGGGGGGGGAGGCCTCCTACAGCTTCCACCGGCCCTTCCGGGCGGCCTACCGCCCGGAGCCGGGGGGCCTCCGGGGGGTGAGGGCCTTCCACTTCGCTTCCCTCTTCGCCCTGGAAGGGCGCACCGCGGGTGGGGTGGAGGCCCTCCTGAAGGAGGCGGAGGGGGAAGGGGCCCTCCTCTCCTACGACCCCAACCTCCGCGCCGCCCCTACCCCGGAGGCCAGGCGGCGCCTGGAGGGCTACCTGGCCCGGGTGGACCTCCTGAAACTCTCCCTGGAGGACGCCCGCTTCCTTTTCCCCGAAGGCCCCGTGGAGGCGGTCCGGCGCCTTCTTCCGCCCCTCAAGGTCCTCACCCTGGGACCGGAGGGGGCGGTGGCCTTCCTCGGGAGGAAGGAGGTGCGCCTCCCCGGGGAGAAGGTGGCGGTGGCGGACACCGTGGGGGCGGGGGACAGCTTCACCGCGGGCCTTCTCGCCCTCCTGCTCCGAAAGGGGTATGGCAAGGGCACCCTCCCCCGCCTGGCCCTCGAGGACCTGGAGGAAGCCCTGCGGGGCGCCATCGCCCTTTCCGCCCTGGCCTGCACCGTGCGGGGGGCCTACCTGCCGGAGGAGGGGCTTAGGGCCTGGCGGGGGCGCTACCTAGGGGATTAG